TCATAGTCAAGCCCTTCAACTTGGTCATAGAGGGCAATGGAAAGAGTCCTTGTTTTGCCTGGTAAATCTCCTCCTACCATAAGGACAATGCCAAATTCTCCTAGAGTATGGGCAAAACTTAAGACTGTTCCTCTCAGAATACCTTGAACGGAAAGAGGCAAGATAACTTTTAAAAACGTAGCCAACTTGTTTTCACCGCAACATAAAGAAGCTTCAATAAGTTTGCTATCCACAAGGCTAAAAGAACCGACTAAATTCTGTACCATAAAAGGCAAACTATAAATAATAGAAGCAACAAGCAACCCTTCGAAAGAAAAAACAAGAGATTTTCCAAAAACTTTTGTATAGATATTTCCGAGAGGACCAGAATTTCCAAGAAGAATAAGCAAATAGAAACCTAAAACAGTTGGCGGCAACACCAAGGGAAGACTTACCAGGGTATCCACAATCATTTGCCAATGGCTTTTTTTTCCAAAGGAAAGCCAATAGGCGATGGGAAAAGATATAAGATACAACAAAACGGTTGTCCAAAACGATAGTTTAAAGCTAAGAAAAAGGGCCGCCCAATCCATCTTTAATATCCTTTTATGGCAAAAGACCATATTCTTTAAGGATTCTCCGGCTATTTTCAGCAAAAAGGAAATCTTTAAATCTTTCTGCTATCGAAAAATCGGCAGTCCGCTTGATAATTAAACCATACTGTAAAATTCTTGGATAAAACTGATGGGGAACTTCTACAAATACTCCTTCAGTTTTAGCTTTTGGCGACAAAGCCAATGAAAGAGGTACAAAAGCGATTTGAGCATTTTTTGCTTCAGCAAACTGAAAAGCTTGTATGACATTTTCTCCCATGACCATTTTTTCTTTTAATCTATCCCACAATCCCGCTTTAATAAGAGCAGCCTTAGCGGCTTTCCCATAAGGTGCTCTTTCAGGATTTGCAATAGCAATTTTCAAGACTTTGCGGTTTAATAATAAATCTTTCCAATTAGCTTGTTCCTCTTTTTTAAACTGATCTTTATGCATCCAAACAACCAATTTACCTTCAGCATATTCAAATGGTTCGCCAACAGAATATCCCTTTGAAGCAAGCAACGAAGGATATTCTCTGTCTGCAGAAAAGAAGAGATCAAAAGGAGCTCCTCGAATAACTTGCTCGTAAAACTTGCCTGAAGCCCCATAGATGATTTCGACCCGAATATCCGGATTTTTCTGCTGAAATATCTCGACAATTTTAGGCAAAACAAATCTTAAATCCGCTGCCGCAGCAACAGTTATGACCGCTGATCGATTAGCCGGCTTAACACCCTCCTCGCTCCGAAGGGGAGATACCAG
The DNA window shown above is from Methylacidiphilum caldifontis and carries:
- the modB gene encoding molybdate ABC transporter permease subunit, whose product is MDWAALFLSFKLSFWTTVLLYLISFPIAYWLSFGKKSHWQMIVDTLVSLPLVLPPTVLGFYLLILLGNSGPLGNIYTKVFGKSLVFSFEGLLVASIIYSLPFMVQNLVGSFSLVDSKLIEASLCCGENKLATFLKVILPLSVQGILRGTVLSFAHTLGEFGIVLMVGGDLPGKTRTLSIALYDQVEGLDYESANKTALVLLFFSFLVLFIVYSTADSRWTNKTKSFI
- the modA gene encoding molybdate ABC transporter substrate-binding protein yields the protein MSYLKVTMRLIYFTVLSFLGLFLVSPLRSEEGVKPANRSAVITVAAAADLRFVLPKIVEIFQQKNPDIRVEIIYGASGKFYEQVIRGAPFDLFFSADREYPSLLASKGYSVGEPFEYAEGKLVVWMHKDQFKKEEQANWKDLLLNRKVLKIAIANPERAPYGKAAKAALIKAGLWDRLKEKMVMGENVIQAFQFAEAKNAQIAFVPLSLALSPKAKTEGVFVEVPHQFYPRILQYGLIIKRTADFSIAERFKDFLFAENSRRILKEYGLLP